The Methylomonas montana DNA window GCCGATTATTTGTTGAATCTCGAAATCAATGCTTTGCAGGACGATGGTAAAGGCGAGTTGGTATCCAACCCTCGGGTTATGACCAGTGATAGGGTGGAGGCATCCATCAAGCAAGGGGTGCAAATTCCTTACCAAACTCAAAGTCAAGCTAGCGGTCCGGTGACCGAGTTGGTCGATGCGGTATTGGAGTTGAAAGTTACGCCGCAAATCACGCCAACCGGCAGCGTCATCATGCTGCTCGATATTAAGAAGGACTCTCCGGGAACGCCTTTGGCGACCGGTGGCAATGCGACGGTGCCGATCGATACTCGACAATTGAAAACCAAAGTGCAGGTTGAAGATGGCGAAACGGTCGTATTGGGCGGTATTTATGAATCGACTGTACAGGATTCTTACAATACCGTTCCTTGGGTCTCGGACTTACCGGTAATTGGCTGGATGTTCAAAAAGAGTATCAAAACCGATAACAAAAAAGAGTTATTGGTATTTATTACCCCCAAAGTGGTGAAAGATTCTCTAACTGCTAAATAATTTAACGTTAGGCTGTATTGTGGAGAGGGGGCTTCTTGCCCCCTTTTTTTATGGATTGGTGAAGCGATTGTTGGCGTATGCGTTCGTTCCTTTTGTGGTTGTGGCTGTGCTATATTCGTCAACCCTGTGTATCCGTATCGTTTCAAGCCATGACGAACAACAAATTGATAATGCTGATTTTGTGGACACTGCTGTTACAGGCTTGTGGCCAGACCGGCCCTTTGTATATGCCCGATAGTCCTCCGCCGATTTACGTACCTAAACAAGACCAATAAACCATGGATTTTTTTAATTACCGGCAACACG harbors:
- the lptM gene encoding LPS translocon maturation chaperone LptM, whose product is MLILWTLLLQACGQTGPLYMPDSPPPIYVPKQDQ